A portion of the Homalodisca vitripennis isolate AUS2020 chromosome 2, UT_GWSS_2.1, whole genome shotgun sequence genome contains these proteins:
- the LOC124353950 gene encoding peptidyl-tRNA hydrolase ICT1, mitochondrial has product MSFYIGLKRLSAILISQNNFRSCLYSNINTLRSESNYQSSISLKSLYPSSSLHLTTPKQVPERPDGKFNGYIPVESLTITYSRSSGPGGQNVNTVNTKVDVRFQVDKAEWLSPNTRAKIADVHKTKISKDGFLIVRSDKTRSQQLNLADCMEILRVMIREAEYNPPEPSPETQEQIRRRKEKANQQRLIEKRSRSQLKASRQAPTF; this is encoded by the exons ATGAGtttttatattggtttgaaaAGATTAAGTGCAATTCTCATTTCCCAGAATAATTTCAGATCATGCCTATATTCCAATATTAATACTCTAAGATCTGAATCAAATTATCAAAGTTCTATTAGTTTAAAGAGTTTATATCCATCAAGTTCCCTACACTTAACAACTCCAAAGCAG gtaccAGAAAGACCAGATGGAAAATTCAATGGATACATTCCTgttg AGTCCCTGACCATCACGTATAGTCGCAGCTCAGGGCCAGGAGGCCAGAATGTTAACACTGTCAACACCAAGGTTGATGTTCGTTTCCAAGTCGACAAGGCTGAGTGGCTCTCCCCCAACACTCGTGCCAAGATAGCAGATGTT CACAAGACAAAGATCTCAAAGGATGGTTTCCTGATAGTGAGATCGGACAAGACTAGATCCCAGCAGCTCAATCTGGCAGACTGTATGGAGATCCTGAGAGTTATGATACGGGAAGCAGAATACAATCCTCCAGAGCCTTCGCCAGAGACTCAGGAACAGATCAGGCGAAG GAAAGAGAAAGCTAATCAGCAACGGTTGATAGAGAAGAGAAGCAGATCTCAATTAAAGGCCAGTCGCCAAGCACCAACATTTTAG